The Sulfurimonas sp. genome includes a region encoding these proteins:
- a CDS encoding YcaO-like family protein, which produces MKLLSKTAPLEESISKMQKVLEDVGCKTTISEQKHPLANCYSVNLSSAEAPNHIYSNGKGILSEASTASALGEYIERLQTNNFFTDFYLPNRKYYPDEALFEFGGDYLSEELLDIYDADGELSGDDLVDYNSDFTDKIVALPFTNLFGGERVYFPVNILNNLYVSNGLAAGNTPKEAQVQALSEIYERYAKLEIIKNGYALPKFPDEVVKSYERVYKDLLALRESGYIVEILDASLGGKLPVTAISLINPKNATLFVSFGAHPILEVSLERTMTELMQGRDLDSLDTFETPTFDMSIVADSFNLESHFVDSNGKLGFGFLNSVKSFEFAPWRYDGIKDEFDFLVNIAKEMGKEIYLREYDYLGFYSCQIIIPSISEVYPVQDLTYNNKNSGKFIRDMVLNFSEYDAEDILDAVESLDDSLSMEKYIGVIFKNNFTMAEFKAQIYLLLDDVQQAQELLEFGANRVGHIVAELIRMDDEGFDFEEYKEGLFNIFTQARVEYAQRILQKEELFIDITLHNDYYNMLAMYDRLESKKRGMIL; this is translated from the coding sequence GTGAAACTTTTATCAAAAACTGCTCCCTTGGAGGAGTCAATCTCAAAAATGCAAAAAGTGTTGGAGGATGTCGGCTGTAAAACTACGATATCGGAACAAAAACATCCTCTTGCTAACTGCTACTCCGTAAACCTAAGCTCCGCCGAAGCACCAAATCACATCTACTCAAACGGAAAAGGAATCCTCAGCGAGGCATCAACGGCAAGCGCTTTGGGCGAATACATCGAGAGGCTTCAAACAAATAATTTTTTTACTGATTTTTATCTGCCAAATCGCAAATATTATCCCGATGAAGCGCTGTTTGAGTTTGGCGGTGACTATCTTAGTGAAGAGTTGCTTGACATCTATGATGCCGACGGTGAACTTAGCGGTGATGATTTGGTTGACTATAACAGCGACTTTACGGATAAAATAGTTGCTCTTCCCTTTACAAACCTTTTTGGCGGCGAGAGAGTCTATTTTCCGGTAAATATCTTAAACAACCTCTATGTCAGTAACGGACTAGCTGCGGGAAATACGCCAAAAGAGGCACAGGTTCAAGCTCTTAGCGAGATATATGAGCGGTATGCAAAACTCGAAATTATAAAAAACGGCTACGCACTGCCGAAATTTCCCGATGAAGTTGTTAAATCTTATGAGAGAGTTTACAAAGACCTTTTGGCACTTAGGGAGTCAGGCTACATCGTAGAAATTCTCGATGCTTCGCTTGGCGGGAAGCTTCCCGTAACTGCCATTTCGCTGATAAACCCAAAAAATGCAACCCTTTTTGTCTCTTTCGGAGCGCACCCGATACTAGAAGTATCGCTGGAGAGGACTATGACGGAGCTTATGCAAGGGCGTGATTTGGATAGTCTTGATACATTTGAAACCCCGACATTCGATATGAGCATAGTAGCCGACAGCTTTAATCTCGAATCCCATTTTGTGGACTCAAACGGAAAACTCGGGTTTGGTTTTTTAAACTCCGTAAAAAGTTTTGAGTTCGCACCTTGGAGATATGACGGCATAAAAGATGAGTTTGACTTTTTGGTAAATATCGCCAAAGAGATGGGTAAGGAGATATATTTGCGGGAGTACGACTATCTTGGATTTTACTCCTGCCAGATTATTATCCCGAGTATTTCCGAAGTCTATCCCGTACAGGATTTGACCTATAACAACAAAAACAGCGGCAAATTTATCCGTGATATGGTTTTAAACTTTAGCGAATATGATGCAGAAGATATTTTAGATGCCGTCGAATCGCTTGACGACTCTTTGAGTATGGAAAAGTACATCGGCGTTATCTTTAAAAACAACTTCACGATGGCGGAGTTTAAAGCGCAGATATATCTGCTTTTGGATGATGTGCAACAGGCGCAGGAGCTTTTAGAGTTTGGAGCAAACAGAGTCGGGCATATAGTAGCAGAGCTGATTCGTATGGATGACGAGGGATTTGATTTTGAAGAGTACAAAGAGGGATTGTTCAATA
- a CDS encoding iron ABC transporter permease: protein MSKFLVWFFLIAIFVISPFIGAVPLEINEVLDFSTLSSKIFFELRVPRVLFAFFAGIILALSGLLFQTLFRNALMTPYTLGVSSGAVLGAGIAIKLGLGTLLFGISAVHLFGFLGAILTVFLLLYLAKFLKNAQHESLLLLGIALSLFYTSALMIIFYLGDAMQNDMLIRFTMGSLSIIGWQNPLIAGFIASLLTTVIYAYRFELQLLGISDESAKLKGLDTKKATRVLLLISSFAVGTLVSISGPIGFVGLITPHIVLKIYPSTINARIFKTALFGGFFLVFCDTITRSLQTQSEVPIGIVTALIGGPFFIYLIIRKKQ, encoded by the coding sequence ATGAGTAAGTTTTTGGTATGGTTTTTTTTAATAGCTATTTTTGTTATCTCGCCGTTTATCGGTGCGGTGCCGCTTGAGATAAACGAGGTTTTGGATTTTTCAACTCTTAGCTCAAAGATATTTTTTGAGCTAAGAGTGCCGCGGGTTTTGTTTGCTTTTTTTGCAGGCATCATACTCGCTCTTAGCGGTCTTCTGTTTCAAACGCTCTTTCGTAATGCACTTATGACGCCTTACACTCTGGGGGTTTCAAGCGGTGCCGTTTTGGGTGCGGGAATTGCCATAAAACTTGGGCTTGGAACTTTGCTCTTTGGCATAAGCGCGGTTCATCTTTTTGGATTTTTGGGAGCAATATTAACGGTGTTCTTGCTTCTTTATCTGGCAAAATTTCTAAAAAATGCCCAACATGAGTCGCTTTTGCTTTTAGGAATTGCCCTCTCGCTCTTTTACACCTCCGCTCTTATGATAATTTTTTATCTGGGAGACGCTATGCAAAACGATATGCTTATCCGTTTTACTATGGGTTCTCTCTCTATCATCGGATGGCAAAATCCGCTTATAGCCGGTTTCATCGCCTCTCTTTTGACTACGGTTATATATGCGTACAGATTTGAGCTTCAGCTCTTGGGTATTTCTGATGAGAGTGCAAAGCTAAAAGGCTTGGATACAAAAAAAGCAACTAGAGTGCTTCTTCTAATCTCCTCTTTTGCCGTAGGTACGCTTGTTAGCATTAGCGGACCCATCGGTTTTGTCGGACTTATAACTCCGCATATAGTTTTAAAAATCTACCCTTCGACCATAAATGCCAGAATTTTTAAAACCGCACTCTTTGGAGGCTTTTTTTTGGTTTTTTGTGACACAATTACAAGATCGTTACAGACACAAAGCGAAGTGCCGATAGGGATTGTTACTGCTCTTATCGGCGGACCGTTTTTTATATATCTGATTATTAGGAAAAAACAGTGA
- a CDS encoding ABC transporter ATP-binding protein, which produces MIELKSLTCSYSDESILKDVNLRVESHLSILGANGSGKSTLARAICSLIEYDGEVLADGVNIKNLSYQERAKTVGYIPAKLEIYDSFITVQDFVLLGRFAYRKSFFEYSSEDRKIADANIELLGLAHLKNHTLVSLSSGEQQLSLIAAALCQESKIIIFDEPTANLDPSNSRVIAKYIKKLKDTHQIILITHDLHLASFIGSPIAFIKDKNACYYEDDFFDDDVLKELYGVEFYSLAVKYE; this is translated from the coding sequence ATGATTGAGCTAAAATCTCTCACATGCAGTTACTCGGATGAGAGTATCTTAAAAGATGTAAACCTGAGAGTAGAGTCACACTTAAGCATACTCGGTGCAAACGGCTCGGGCAAAAGCACTTTGGCTCGTGCGATTTGCTCTTTGATAGAGTACGACGGAGAGGTACTCGCAGACGGGGTAAATATCAAAAATTTGTCATATCAAGAAAGGGCAAAAACAGTCGGCTATATCCCTGCAAAACTAGAGATTTACGACTCGTTTATAACAGTGCAGGATTTTGTGCTGCTTGGGAGATTTGCTTATAGAAAAAGTTTTTTTGAGTACTCAAGCGAGGATAGAAAAATAGCAGATGCAAACATCGAACTCTTAGGACTTGCGCATCTAAAAAACCATACTCTAGTTTCGTTAAGTTCGGGTGAACAGCAGCTTTCTCTCATCGCGGCGGCTCTTTGCCAAGAGAGCAAAATCATCATTTTTGACGAGCCGACGGCAAATCTTGACCCCAGCAACTCTCGGGTGATAGCAAAATATATAAAAAAGTTAAAAGATACGCATCAAATCATTCTTATCACGCATGATTTGCATCTTGCCTCTTTCATCGGCAGTCCAATCGCTTTTATAAAAGATAAAAATGCCTGCTATTACGAGGATGATTTTTTTGACGATGATGTTTTAAAAGAGCTTTACGGAGTAGAGTTTTACTCATTGGCGGTAAAGTATGAGTAA
- a CDS encoding ABC transporter substrate-binding protein: MSIKTLFLVLFFTLTLLGNERIVSLSPSVTEIVYALKKGDALVAVSDYSLYPKEAQNLSVIGGYSNPNLEKIIAHSPTLVIGQDFNKETLEKLKRFNIKTLMLKLQTIDDIKNSIQKLSNELHTDPKTLIDEINNAIKNAPKSKNPHTVMIVYGLHEDLRSGIYIAGGNIFFNDIISICKNTNAYNANQTNQPVLSYENVIALNPDQIIILHSNASNGLVDKQKALSAWHSLPTNASKNKHITVVDESYINIPSNRVALSIERLCEEMNR, from the coding sequence GTGAGTATAAAAACTCTTTTTTTAGTGCTGTTTTTTACGCTCACGCTTTTGGGCAATGAGAGAATCGTCTCTCTTAGCCCGTCAGTTACGGAGATAGTTTATGCACTAAAAAAAGGTGATGCTCTTGTCGCCGTGAGTGACTATTCACTCTATCCAAAAGAGGCTCAAAACCTGAGCGTCATCGGTGGATATTCAAACCCGAATTTAGAAAAAATCATCGCACACTCCCCCACTTTGGTCATCGGTCAGGATTTTAACAAAGAGACTTTAGAGAAGTTAAAAAGATTCAATATAAAAACTTTAATGCTTAAACTCCAAACCATAGACGATATAAAAAATTCCATCCAAAAACTCTCAAACGAGCTGCATACGGATCCAAAAACTCTGATAGACGAGATAAACAACGCAATAAAAAACGCCCCTAAAAGTAAAAACCCGCATACCGTTATGATAGTTTACGGACTGCATGAAGATTTAAGAAGCGGTATCTATATAGCGGGGGGCAATATATTTTTCAACGACATTATCTCGATATGCAAAAACACTAACGCATATAACGCTAACCAAACTAACCAACCTGTTTTAAGTTATGAAAATGTTATAGCGCTAAACCCCGATCAGATTATCATACTTCACTCAAATGCCTCAAACGGGTTGGTTGACAAGCAAAAAGCACTGAGCGCATGGCACTCACTCCCGACTAACGCAAGTAAAAACAAACACATAACGGTAGTCGATGAGAGTTATATAAACATACCATCAAACAGAGTCGCTCTGAGTATTGAGAGACTTTGTGAGGAGATGAACAGATGA